A stretch of Eubalaena glacialis isolate mEubGla1 chromosome 10, mEubGla1.1.hap2.+ XY, whole genome shotgun sequence DNA encodes these proteins:
- the FGF4 gene encoding fibroblast growth factor 4 — MAGPGAAAAALLPAVLLAVLAPWAGRGGAAAPTAPNGTLEAELERRWESLVARSLARLPVAAQPKEAAVQSGAGDYLLGIKRLRRLYCNVGIGFHLQVLPDGRIGGVHADTSDSLLELSPVERGVVSIFGVASRFFVAMSSRGKLYGSPFFTDECKFKEILLPNNYNAYECYRYPGMFIALSKNGKTKKGNRASPTMKVTHFLPRL; from the exons ATGGCGGGGCCCGGGGCGGCCGCGGCTGCGCTGCTCCCGGCGGTGCTGCTGGCCGTGCTGGCGCCCTGGGCCGGCCGAGGGGGCGCCGCCGCGCCCACCGCACCCAACGGCACGCTGGAGGCCGAGCTGGAGCGTCGCTGGGAGAGCCTGGTGGCGCGCTCGCTGGCGCGCCTGCCGGTGGCCGCGCAGCCCAAGGAGGCTGCCGTCCAGAGCGGCGCCGGGGACTACCTGCTGGGCATCAAGAGGCTGCGGAGGCTCTACTGCAACGTGGGCATCGGCTTCCACCTCCAGGTGCTCCCAGACGGCCGCATCGGCGGCGTGCACGCGGACACGAGTGACA GCCTGCTGGAGCTCTCGCCCGTGGAGCGGGGAGTGGTGAGCATCTTCGGCGTGGCCAGCCGGTTCTTCGTGGCCATGAGCAGCAGGGGCAAGCTCTACGGCTCG CCTTTCTTCACCGATGAGTGCAAGTTCAAAGAGATACTCCTCCCCAACAACTACAACGCCTACGAGTGCTACAGGTACCCCGGCATGTTCATCGCCCTGAGTAAGAACGGGAAGACCAAGAAGGGGAACCGGGCGTCACCCACCATGAAGGTCACCCATTTCCTCCCCAGGCTGTGA